Proteins encoded within one genomic window of Anopheles gambiae chromosome 3, idAnoGambNW_F1_1, whole genome shotgun sequence:
- the LOC3291879 gene encoding uncharacterized protein LOC3291879 isoform X1: MPNTMGHIKSSIVLVLFTQLLGHSEPKTIVFNSYSNEPAHQPESSRNVTSEQQPIAGSAHRQEASESSGRGFSSGGGSGAPSFPFSIHPDFLSKPVQVARPNTGYKTPKYIVYPSYSQNTPNSVPYYNAPVAMDRFAPGEAYGGTIYKLKKQKQPAAAAPFASIPAASFNSPVSVPVPSALRPAASDNSPVSVPAPPSGPPSPPGPPPSQPDQPIFVPTPVPNSGDDAIGTISVGPGKPQYLPPSYSDNRPPMQQMAPMMAPQQMNKMPPQMAMPMASAPAMDGPPSGPPSGMDADYDHHHHDHHHHEHDFPYFTGFDHDHYPDIIFDHDHDHHHHHDEPTTTPAPPPPPPPAPETPRLKNYSYYYLSRTLWYVPLYFTLYFTVYVAILIIRSIARHKVNLPNQWVGNTRSFGSIRDLSNKEVQEKANMMAAFAMKQIEDFREKYL; the protein is encoded by the exons ATGCCAAACACCATGGGCCACATTAAGAGCTCGATCGTTTTAGTGCTATTTACACAGCTGCTCGGCCACAGTGAACCGAAAACGATCGTTTTCAATTCATACTCGAATGAACCGGCCCACCAACCGGAGAGCAGCCGGAATGTGACCAGCGAGCAGCAACCAATCGCTGGCAGTGCACACCGCCAGGAAGCAAGTGAATC ctCCGGCCGAGGGTTCTCCAGTGGCGGTGGCAGTGGAGCACCTAGCTTCCCATTCTCGATACATCCCGATTTCCTGTCGAAGCCGGTGCAGGTGGCGAGACCGAACACCGGTTACAAGACGCCGAAATACATTGTCTATCCGAGCTACTCGCAAAACACTCCCAACAGTGTACCGTACTATAACGCTCCAGTCG CAATGGACCGATTTGCACCCGGCGAAGCGTACGGCGGCACCATCTACAAGCtgaagaagcaaaagcaacCCG CAGCCGCCGCTCCGTTTGCATCGATACCGGCCGCTTCCTTCAACAGCCCGGTCAGCGTACCGGTCCCGAGTGCGCTGCGCCCTGCTGCCTCCGACAACAGTCCGGTCAGTGTGCCTGCGCCACCGTCAGGACCGCCATCACCACCAGGACCACCACCGTCCCAGCCAGACCAACCGATCTTTGTGCCGACGCCCGTGCCCAACTCTG GTGACGATGCCATCGGTACCATATCGGTTGGTCCGGGCAAGCCGCAGTATCTGCCGCCGAGCTACTCCG ATAATCGCCCACCGATGCAGCAAATGGCACCGATGATGGCGCCGCAGCAGATGAACAAAATGCCCCCGCAGATGGCGATGCCGATGGCGAGTGCTCCGGCAATGGATGGCCCACCGTCCGGCCCACCGTCCGGCATGGATGCAGACTAcgaccatcaccatcacgaccatcaccatcacgagCATGATTTTCCTTACTTCACCGGCTTCGACCATGATCACTATCCGGACATCATCTTCGACCACGATCacgatcatcaccatcatcacgacGAGCCTACGACGACGCCCGCTcctccgccaccgccaccgccggcaCCGGAAACGCCCCGGCTTAAGAACTACAGCTACTACTACCTCAGCCGAACGCTTTGGTACGTGCCGCTGTACTTTACGCTGTACTTCACCGTGTACGTTGCGATTCTGATCATCCGGTCCATCGCTCGCCATAAG GTTAATCTACCGAATCAATGGGTCGGCAATACGCGATCGTTTGGCAGCATCCGGGACCTGAGCAACAAGGAGGTGCAGGAGAAAGCGAACATGATGGCAGCGTTCGCGATGAAGCAGATCGAGGATTTTagggaaaaatatttataa
- the LOC3291879 gene encoding uncharacterized protein LOC3291879 isoform X2: MPNTMGHIKSSIVLVLFTQLLGHSEPKTIVFNSYSNEPAHQPESSRNVTSEQQPIAGSAHRQEASESSGRGFSSGGGSGAPSFPFSIHPDFLSKPVQVARPNTGYKTPKYIVYPSYSQNTPNSVPYYNAPVAMDRFAPGEAYGGTIYKLKKQKQPAAAPFASIPAASFNSPVSVPVPSALRPAASDNSPVSVPAPPSGPPSPPGPPPSQPDQPIFVPTPVPNSGDDAIGTISVGPGKPQYLPPSYSDNRPPMQQMAPMMAPQQMNKMPPQMAMPMASAPAMDGPPSGPPSGMDADYDHHHHDHHHHEHDFPYFTGFDHDHYPDIIFDHDHDHHHHHDEPTTTPAPPPPPPPAPETPRLKNYSYYYLSRTLWYVPLYFTLYFTVYVAILIIRSIARHKVNLPNQWVGNTRSFGSIRDLSNKEVQEKANMMAAFAMKQIEDFREKYL, encoded by the exons ATGCCAAACACCATGGGCCACATTAAGAGCTCGATCGTTTTAGTGCTATTTACACAGCTGCTCGGCCACAGTGAACCGAAAACGATCGTTTTCAATTCATACTCGAATGAACCGGCCCACCAACCGGAGAGCAGCCGGAATGTGACCAGCGAGCAGCAACCAATCGCTGGCAGTGCACACCGCCAGGAAGCAAGTGAATC ctCCGGCCGAGGGTTCTCCAGTGGCGGTGGCAGTGGAGCACCTAGCTTCCCATTCTCGATACATCCCGATTTCCTGTCGAAGCCGGTGCAGGTGGCGAGACCGAACACCGGTTACAAGACGCCGAAATACATTGTCTATCCGAGCTACTCGCAAAACACTCCCAACAGTGTACCGTACTATAACGCTCCAGTCG CAATGGACCGATTTGCACCCGGCGAAGCGTACGGCGGCACCATCTACAAGCtgaagaagcaaaagcaacCCG CCGCCGCTCCGTTTGCATCGATACCGGCCGCTTCCTTCAACAGCCCGGTCAGCGTACCGGTCCCGAGTGCGCTGCGCCCTGCTGCCTCCGACAACAGTCCGGTCAGTGTGCCTGCGCCACCGTCAGGACCGCCATCACCACCAGGACCACCACCGTCCCAGCCAGACCAACCGATCTTTGTGCCGACGCCCGTGCCCAACTCTG GTGACGATGCCATCGGTACCATATCGGTTGGTCCGGGCAAGCCGCAGTATCTGCCGCCGAGCTACTCCG ATAATCGCCCACCGATGCAGCAAATGGCACCGATGATGGCGCCGCAGCAGATGAACAAAATGCCCCCGCAGATGGCGATGCCGATGGCGAGTGCTCCGGCAATGGATGGCCCACCGTCCGGCCCACCGTCCGGCATGGATGCAGACTAcgaccatcaccatcacgaccatcaccatcacgagCATGATTTTCCTTACTTCACCGGCTTCGACCATGATCACTATCCGGACATCATCTTCGACCACGATCacgatcatcaccatcatcacgacGAGCCTACGACGACGCCCGCTcctccgccaccgccaccgccggcaCCGGAAACGCCCCGGCTTAAGAACTACAGCTACTACTACCTCAGCCGAACGCTTTGGTACGTGCCGCTGTACTTTACGCTGTACTTCACCGTGTACGTTGCGATTCTGATCATCCGGTCCATCGCTCGCCATAAG GTTAATCTACCGAATCAATGGGTCGGCAATACGCGATCGTTTGGCAGCATCCGGGACCTGAGCAACAAGGAGGTGCAGGAGAAAGCGAACATGATGGCAGCGTTCGCGATGAAGCAGATCGAGGATTTTagggaaaaatatttataa